In the genome of Pseudomonadota bacterium, the window GTAATGAACGCCAAGGTGTTCAATGGCGTGCGCTTTGCGGCACCTGCGCCGTTGGCCGAAAATGGTGAGATCGATGATTTCAAGGTTACGTATCGCGGCGGTCTGTCGGGGTCTATTCGTCTAACCGAGCGCGCCGTACAGCTTGCATCGAAGCGGGAATTGACAGACTTCAAGAGTATGTGCGGCACGGCGTTTGTGTCGGCCATTTTCGGTGGCGCAAAGCTAACGGCGGTAATCACCACGAATACCAGCAGTCGCTCCGAAAAAGAATCGATGTCAGCCGAGCTTAGCGGTAGTGGTTGGGGTGCCGAATTTAGCTCGAAACTAGATAGTGACACGCAAGTGAATAACGCAACCGATAGTATGAATGTGTCGCTGTTTCAGACCGGTGGCAGTGGCGACGCGATTCCAGTGACCAAGGAAGATCTGGTCAAAAAAATGGAAACGCTGTCAATGGATGCATACACCGCGCCGAAGGACTTCAGTATCGCGCTGACCCCGTATGAATTGTTGTCAAATTGGCCCAAACGAGCGTTACCGTCGCGCGCCACCGAGCTCGATGAGCTTGCGAGTTTCTGGGGCGCTTACAACACGCTGTACGATGAAATTCAGGACACCCTTGATAGTCCGAATGAGTACGCGGCGGTGAACATCGATGAAAAGGGCTGTATTGAGATTGACGACGGGATCCGGCCCGGCGAGCCGGTGGCGACAGCGGATCTACAAAAAGTCACCAAAGATTTTGTCGACGACATTCCGAAGATGGGTTTTGTCAGAGCGAATAAGCGCTATCAGTCGGCTGTTATGGAGCTGTATGCCGCCGCAGCGATTCCAGGCAGTGATGCTGATAATGCGCACAACATAAAAGCGTTGCGCATGGCCCAGGATGATATTTTAGTCGCGCTCAAGGAAATGCAGGATGTGGCACAGGACTGCGTTTCGAAGAGCGATACATGTTTGTTCAACCAGCATAAATACCGTAGCCCCTACGCCTATCGCCTGCAGTTGTTGCCTAAACTGGGCTACGCGCAGAACTCGCGCGATCTCATCGAGCTATTTGTCGAGGATGTGTCCAAAACTCGATGCAAGCTTAATCCCGAAAACGCCGGCTGTATTTCCAACAGCCGCGCCGATGGCTGGCACGAGAAGATTGGCCTATTACCGGTCGTAAAGGCCCAGCAGCCCGAGTTGCATGCACACTTGAGCACACTGCTTGATAACAAAGAGTATCGTGAGCGTCATACATGCAGCCGTAACATCGAAGGCAGTCCAGCATTGAGCGTTGAGAAAAAACACAATGTGATATGGGCGGATTTGTCGCGGTTGCCGGCACGCACACTGTCCGCCGAGCAGTCCAAATAAGGGAGTACCATCGCCATGCCGGATGGGCAGCAGGTGGACGGCTAAAGACTCATCTTAAAGAAAAAAGCGTTTTCAATGTGTTTTCGACGAGCAGGGGAGCGTGTGCTGTTTTCAAGTAACTGAGGTCGTTCTTGCGTTCGTTCAAAACAGAATTGAGTGGGTAAACGTGAGTACAGTGATTTGGGCGGCTGACGATAGTGTATTCCTTTGAGCTTCGCGCCCGAATCGTGCGTATGGTAGTAGATCGTATTAACGCCCAGCTCGCGACGTAGAAACCAAATTGCAGCGGCCAGCATTGCTTCGTGCCATACACCTTGGTGCGCAGGCAGTACCGTATCTACGTATCGGATAAGGTCTCGTTTTCGTCTGGCCGATGCAGGATTGACGGTATGATTCAGCGTTCTTTTTGCGTAGTTACGATGCCATTGCGCTTCGCGCAACCAGTCGTTCTGAATTTCTTCGATGAGCGCTTCTCCTTCAGTCAAGTCAATATCAAGGCGAGCCCAGGCCAAGGTGTAAAAAGGATGCTCGGCGATCGGGTGTCCTCCATATTCGAACGGGCCGGCTTCCGCGTCGTCTACGAGTCGTTTGTAGGCGTCGTTATGCTGATTAGAAAAGTTAAGCTGTAGCACTAGATTGAAGCCGGTTCGTGACGTTTGACGCCAGCGGTTTTTGCGCCGCGAGCCCCACAAGCCCAGCGTCAAATGATAGATTTGCGGTTGAACTGGCCATACAGCGTCGAAAGCGTTTGGGTCGAGTGATCTTCCACGGCAGGAGAACAGGGCTGTTTTTATTACTCCCTTATTCAGTAGTTTGGCGAAGCGGCTCGCTTTTAGATCGTTCTTGGTCTGGTGCTGGTCTGCGACGAGGCTCAATAACATCAAGGCATAGCGGTCCTTGAAGTAGTAAAACGGCGTTTTACCCCTCGGTAGGCAATCGATAATCTCCTTAGCTTCGGATAATTTCATAAGGCACTGTAAAAAAAGCGGGCACCTTAGTCGGTGCCCTTAATGTTCGCGACGGGATACAGGCGATTGGCCACGCGTGCGATGCCCTCGGTTTCGAGCACGCGTAGCACTTCATCCAGATCCTTGTAGACATGGCCACACTCGTCCAGAGGCGTGCGGCGCGTGTTGCCCACAATGCCCTGAATGTCGACGCCACCGAGTGTGCGTTTGATAAAGCGCATCTCATGGTCGATGTCGTCATGCAGTTCGGCCAGTTCGCGTTTGGCTTTACCGCGTGCCATCACGCGTCCAGAGCCGTGATTAACCGAACAGCCAGACTCATACGCGCCTTTTAGCGGATACAAAATCGCTGCACCGTCAAGCATGGAGCCAGGGACCAGGCATGGGTGCCCAGTGGTTTCCCACTTGGTGCCCACCAAGTCCGGGTGTCCGGCCGGAAACGCACGCGTCGCGCCTTTACGATGAACAAATCCTTTCTTGGTTGTGCCATCGGGCAATACCAGCGTCTCTTCCTGCACCAGGTTGTGCGAGATTTCATAAAACACCTCGCCCGTGGCATTGAAGACGTTTTCTAGCGCTTTTTGCACACCACGCACGATAATGTGTCGGTTGGCCACAGCGTAGTTGGCCGCCGAATTGTGATGCGCCCAGTACTCTTTGCCGAGCGGTTCATCGGCTCGCAGCCATGATTCTTCGCGTCGGTTTTTCGCGAGCCCACGTAGCTCGGCGCCGGCGTAGAAGTAGTGATTTGCGGTTTGCCAGCCGTAGCCACGACTGCCACAGTGGATCATGACCCACACCGATCCGTCTTTGACGTCGACCTGCATTTCGACGAAGTGGTTGCCACCGCCAACAGAACCGATTTGAGGACTCGCTTTGCTTCGTGCACGCTTGATGCGGTCGGTGTCGAGCACCGATTCGTCAACAGCGATGTACTGCCGCTCGCATACATCCGCGCGCACGCCTACTGCCTGAGCGCCGTAGCGGAAAATGTCTTCAATCTTGCGATCCGTCAGTCGAGGCATGTGCTTTGGGCGATGGCTACCCACGCCCGTTGCAATGCGCAGCTCGACATCGTCAATCCATTGGCGACGCTTGTCCCAGTCGGCGACGTCGGCCGCGTTCAAGCCAGGCACTTTGAGATAGACCACGCCACAAGAAATGTCGTAGCCACTGCCAGCCTGAATGATGACATCCTCGGTGACCGCCACACCTCCCACGGGAATGCCGTAGCCGACGTGCGTGTCGGGCATAAGGTACAAGCCGATAATGCCCGGATACGACGCAGCTTGTGCCGCCTGTCGCCATAGGGTTTCGTCGGTCTGCGCAAACAACGTTTCAGACAGATACGCGTTCACCTCGGCGTTCATGTCACCGATTTTAGGCAGCACGTAATGTGCTTCAGATACTTTTTCCACTTGTTGTCGGTAAGACATCGTCTTGTCCTTTCTATTAATAGCCTTTTGAATACAACGGTGTTCAATAGGCGGTCAGTCTACACGCAGTCGGCTGCTAGCCCCCACCCGTGTGCGCAGGAATGCCATTTGATCGGCCAGAATGCGTCTGTTTTCCAGAATCAGGCCTTCGGCGCGATTCGGTGCGTAGGGCACGGCAAGCAAACGTAAACCACTCCGCTGAAGCGGCTGATTGTCCTTGCGGTGGTTGCAAGGCCGACAGGCCGCCACAACATTTTCCCATGTGTCTTCGCCGCCCGCTGAGCGCGGCACAATGTGATCGCGCGTGAGCAGGCGAGCGGGTAGCCCACTGCCACAATACATGCAGCGGAATTCATCGCGTCGAAAAAGCGCCGCATTGGTCAGGGCCGGTGTTCCGGTCCAGTTTTGCGCGCGCTGATCAAGCGACGTGGTTGCGACGATCGAATTGACAGTCAGCCGTGAACGACGGCCGGTCAGTCGCGACACGCCGCCGCGCAGCACCGTCTGCTCCAGACCAGCTTCCCACGCAACTTGCCGACGGCAGTAAAGCAGGGCACCTTCTTCGCGAGACAGCCAGGCCACGGGCCTACCGCTGATATCGAGTTTTAAAATTCTCATCGTCTTATTCCATGTGGTATCAACAATGCCGATTGTGTAAAGGTGGTGGACACGGCGGGTATCGAACCCGCATATCGCCGCAACCGAGGCATTACTCCCGGCCAATCAAGCGTTGGAAAGCGCGCACCGGCAGAGTGTTGAACCGTCTCATGTGGCGCAATCCCGCGTTGGTGCTCGCCTCAAAATGCTCATTTACAAATGTAAACTCCGCTTTTTCGGCAAGAACCGCCTTGTCTTGCACTCACCTGAGCAGGCTCAACCCACTGCCGACGAGTAACCCTGACAAAGAGCAGTCGCCTGCAACTCATAACCTGACCGCGTTGATTTCCTAGACGACGACCGGTTTTACCCGGACCACCTGCAGCCAATCTTTTAGGTGGCGGCGTCCATTTGCCAACGTGCCCGAAAAGTGGTGCGCAGCCCGCGAGTCGAACGCGGAAGCGAGTAGGTTTGAGCTACCCAGGTATGCCAGTTCCCGTCAGCTGCGCGGGGTGCGGACCCCCGGAATCGAACCGGGATGCCAATGGGTTTAAACCATCGAGGTTTGCCAGTTTCCATCAGGTCCGCAAAATTGGTGGCCGCCCTCGGAGTCGAACCGAGAAGCACCTGTTTCTAAGACAGGTAGGTATGCCAATTCCCTTCAGACGGCCAATGTGTTGGTGTCCCTGCCGCGATAGCGCAGGGCGTAGAGAGCCTTGAGCCACTTCGTAAAAAAGTGAGTGAAAAATGTGGACATGCCGCTCGGAATCGAACCGAGGAAAACGAGGGTTGCAACCTCGCGCCTTACCATTTGGCGTCGGCATGGTTGGCTGATCAGGAACGAATCGAACGCTCATTTGTGGGTTTGGAAGCCACTGTCTTTCCATTAGACCACTGACCATTGGATCGGCGTCGTGGACTTGAACCACGATCTTGAGATTCAAAGTCTCATGTCTTGCCATTAGACGAGCGCCAAATGTGGTACAGCTGACAGGATTCGAACCTGTGGCCTCGACTTTCGCACAGTCGCGCTCTATACCGCTGAGCTACAGCCGTACTGAAACTAGGGTGGGAGGGTGCGTTGCACACCCTCCCAGGGGGATTGCCGGATTACTGTTTGATGTTAACCAGTCCATCCAGCAGCGCATCGAGACCGCCAACAACCGACAGGTTGCCAACGTTTTCGGTCACTTTCTCAAGCGTCTCGAGCTCTTTGAGGCGCAATGCCACACGGTTGCTTTCCATCACTTTCGCGGTGTTGAGCAATGAACGCGTTGCATTGGTCTCTTCGCGGCGGCGAATGACATTCGCTTGAGCCGCTTTTTCAGCTTCCACCACCTTGCCCAGTAGGTCTTTCATATCACCAGGCAGGATGATGTCTTTCACGCCAACACTCACTACGTTGAGGCCAATCTCGGCAAAACGGTCGCCAAGGTGGTCCGCGACATCACGGTCGATGGCGGATTTATCCTCAAGCAGGGTGTCGAGTTTGCGGGTACCGACGGCCGCACGAAGACCAAACTGGATTTCTTTGTAAAGCTGATCCATTGGGTCTTTAAACGCGCGCACGGCTTTCGCTGCATCCACAAACTGATACGTGGCGGTCACGTTGATGCGCAGCGCCACTTTGTCTTTGGTCAGGATTTCCTGACCTTGGACTTCAAGTGCTTTCACACGCAGGTCAACCAAATCAACCGACACGGCGTGCGCCAGATTCCAGAAGGCGTGCAGACCTGCCGATAGGGTTTGGTTAAGTTCACCGTCCACATACAGCAGACCGACATGCGCGTCTGGTACCACACGCGCATACACCGCGTGACTGGCCACGTTTTGCACCACGGCGGTACGACCGTTTACCAGGCGCTTGGTTAACGCAGCGTCGAGCTTAATGGCCTCGTCGAGGTCAAAGCGTTCGACGCGTACGTTCACCACGCCTTTCCAGTAGAGTTTGCGCTCCGCTGGACCCAGCACCTGGGCAGCCCGCTCATTGAAGTAGACCAACGCCGCTTCGTTCGCGCGCGTTTCCACCATGTGGAAGTGCGCATCGACCGCGGTACGCTCGGCTTCAACGAGGAAGTCCGCCAGGCGGTGCTCGAAGACTGCGACCGAAAGATCGTAGCGCTCAACCGTGTAGCGTTTACGTGGGCTGAAGTACCGATAGGTACCGGGTGCAAGGAATGAAAGGAAGTCTCCGTCTTTAAACAAGAGACCGCGTTCGTGCTTGCGCACGATGAATTTTTGCATGAACAACATAGTGCGTTCTCCTTTTTGGTTTGTATTGAGTTGAATTCCGTGCTGAGACGGTCGTGTTTGAACGCGCGTAGACGAGGCGCCAGGCCATATCGTGCGTTTTTCGTTGGCCTTTTGCTTTGCAATACGACGTTCGACTTCTGCCAGCCGACTAAGACCAGCCATGCCTGATCACCTCCTTTTTGTTGTGAATGGGATGAGCATCAAGGCGTTTCTTGATGTAAAAATAGGGAGCGCCAGCCACCACGGTCGTACAACGGAATCGCGGCGCCGACTGAGCGAGCGGTGTGTGTACCCAATGCTGGTTGCCATCGAGATAGGCTCGAGGAGCCTTCCTGTATTCCAAGCGTTCGGTCCTTGAACGAATGACAACTAACGTAGGGCGGACCCACAGCCGGAACAGTGCGGCGGGACACGAGTCGGTCGCACAAGCGTTGCAGAGCATGTACCGAAGCACATGATCCGCCGGTGGCTGACGCGGATGGGGCGATATTCCTCGCCAGAGGAGCGGATTCGAACCGCAGGCTTTCGCCTTTACCGTTAGGCCTTTGGAAGGCTTGGTGGGAAATGCAAGAATCGAACTTGCGACTTTCAGATTCTGATCTGATGCTCTAACCGACTGAGCTAATTTCCAAGTGGCGGTTGAGTGCTAACGATACGCTCGGTACACACCGTGCGATGGGGGCGTGAGTGCGCCGGACGGGATCAAAACCCGAACCATAGAACGCCGCTCGCGGGCCCAACCCTGGTTGTCCGAGTTGGAATCGAACCAACGACCTCCGCTGTGTGAGAACGGTGCTCTTCCAACTGAGCTATCGGACAATATGGTCGAGAGGGCCGGATTCGAACCGGCGCGTGCGGGGTTATGAGCCCCGCCTGAGACCGCCTCCCTCTCAAAAAAACGAAAAAACTGGACCGCCTGGAGGGACTCAAACCCCCGACCTGCTGGTTCGAAGCCAGCCGCTCTATCCCACTGAGCTACAGGCGGTGATGGCGGAGAAGCCAGGATTCGAACCTGGGTAGGGTTTCCAACCCTTTTTTGTTTAGCAAACAAACGCCATAAACCACTCGGCCACTTCTCCATGCATGTTTGGGGCGAATGAACGGAGTTGAACCGATATCAACCAGGGTCACGACCTGGGGCTTTGCCGTTAAGCTACATTCACCACACTGGCGGAGACTGAGGGGATCGAACCCCCACATCCGTTAAGACATCGCCGGGTTCAAACCGGCTAAGCACGCCGACCTTGCGAGTCTCCAAAAAAATTGGTCTGAAAGGCTGGATTCGAACCAGCGGCCTCTCGGTTCCAAACCGAGTACTCTGACCAGGCTGAGCTACTTCCAGAAGAGTGGTAGACCGAGGCTGATTTGCACAGCCGACCTCGCGATTATCAGTCGCGCGCTCTACTGGCTGAGCTATCGGTCTCTGTGATCAGGAAAGCACCGGAACAAACGATCCATCAGCCATTGCGCGACGGATATAGCGCATATACATAACGGCTTTGTCCTCAAGTTCAAGCGTGGCGCCTCCCACGTCTTCCAGCGGAACGGGAAACAGGTATGCGCCACGTTTAGGAATATCAACGCCGTAGTAGGCGACGCCCTGACGGTATCGAACGAAGCGAACCGTGTTGCCTCTAACAATGTCTTTGATGTTCATGCTGCTTTCCTTGTTGTTTGGTGACCCGGACAGGGGTGATCGAAACAGCCTTAGGGCTGTTTAGACCCTGCGGGCCTCACGGCTACGCCGCTCGTCGTTGATTGCGGTGCAATCGATCGAACCTGCAATCTCGAGGATGAAGGCCTCGCGGCTTAACCATTCGCCTACCGGATCATTAAAAAGTGGCGCCACGGATCGGATTCGAACCGACATCGTTCGGATAGACAATCCGACGCTCTGCCGTTGAGCTACCGCGGCGAATAAGAGACGGCTGAGACTACGCCGTTGGTGACGACCCGTTAGCAGGAGTACGCGTTACCTGCCCGGCAACGCTTGCCTGCGTGTCCACCACCACCTCGCGAGCAGCGAGCGTGATCGTCGATCGTCGTGACTGCCTTTTTTAAAGAGTGTGGCGAGTCACTCATTGCACGCGTCTAATCGGCAGTTTGCTTACCGTGAGCCCTGCGAGGCTCTAAATGGGGGCTACCCAACCGTGCGGCGTGCTGCCAAGGTTCAGCCAGCTTGCGACTGCCTAAACCGCCGAATTGCCCGAGGGCTTCGGCCTTAAGCCACTTTCGAGGCGTGCCGAGGTGCGTCTTTGCGTTTCTCTAATGGAGCGTAGTGCAGGATTCGAACCTGCGACCAATCGATTAAGAGTCGATAGCTCTACCTCTGAGCTAAAAACGCCATCCAGCCTGTGGGAAACAGGCGAGATAGTTCCACTGCGACGTGCGCACCTCTGTCGCTTCGTTACCTTTTGAGTAACAAAATACAACACGCCGAATGTCGTTCACCTGCCGGCTACTAAACTGACGCCGAGGACGCTGGCTGCACACCAGAACCCCAGACCTCTGCACAGACGCGCTTGCCAGCAAGGCTCACACTTGTCTGCACTATTCGTTACCTCTCACGGTTGACGATGTCGGTATCGCGGGTTGCACCACCACGTGTTCTTTGATGTACCCGCATTCCAGGCGTTTGCCTGTGCGTAAATACACTACTTCCGCGTATCGCTTGGCCGCTATTCCCGGCGGTGCCGAGAACAACTGGAGGCCGAACTTGCCTGGATTGACCGAAAATCCTTTTCGGCGAAACACCGTGGTTGTGTTCCTTTCCCGCCATCGCTGACGGTTATCGGGGCCAGGCCCCTCTGCCTGATTCATTCTTGATGACAAACGAGACTCGTCGCGCTTGTCATTGCGAATGGACCCGACTGGTCTACCCAAATGGTTGGGTAAGAATATGGTGGAGGATCGCGGATTCGAACCGCGCGCATTCGCCTTGCAAAGACGACGTTCTGCCAGCTGAACTAATCCCCCGAAAAGAATGGTGTATTTACCACTCACCTCAAAACTGGCTGGCACAGCTGGATTCGAACCCGCACCTTCCCGCTTAACAGGCGGACGCTCTACCATTGAGCTACATGCCACTGGTGAATCGGGTTGGAGTTGAGCGGGCTGTCGGGCTTCAGCCGACCGCTCTACCACTTGAGCTACCGATTCGGTGGAAAGGGTAGGAGTTGAACCTACAAGACCGATGCGGTCACTGGATTACAGCCAGCGCGTCTCGCCATTGACAGCCTTTCCGAAACTGGTGCTGACGGAGAGCGTCGAACTCCCATCCTGCTGCTTAAAAGGCAGCGGCTCTGCCGGTTGAGCTACGTCAGCGAATAGGTTGGGGCGAGCGCAAGCGCGCAGCCGGGTCAAAGTGCCGCAGCCTCTCTCTGTGAGAGACTCCGCCCCAACGTTTACACAATCTGCATTGTTAAAGAGCAAACACCTGGGTAATAAAAAACCCCGGTGGGTGTGAACCTACCGGGGTTTCCTATTCGGAGTGTCCCTGAGAGGTTCGAAAATCGAGCCTCTCAGCACACGGAATGCGTTAAAAGGCTACGTCATCGGTTCTCCGCTATTCGCGGCGAGTGAATCAAAACGGTTATACGCGCGCTGCGCGAGCCAGCCGGGTTTGCCGGACAGGCGTGCGAGGTCGATTGCGTGGGCACGACTATGCCGACACAGGACGGTGGATAACCAAAGTTGTGATATGACGTTTTTCATAGTGGACGGCAGTATACGCAACCGTTGAAACATGTCAACAGTTAAAGTGAACAAATGTCCCGAAAAAGTGAACCGCGTCTGATTGCTAAGGTTTTTTTATTTTCTTAGGCTGTGTTTCGCGAACGGATTTGAGCCAGTTTTGAATGGTCGATTGTTGTCGAGCGGTTAAATCGAGCGCGCCGCTCATCAGTTCAATGGTATCGACGACCCGTCCACGTATCGCGGCGCCGACTTCCTTTTCGGGAATAGAGGGCCCTTTACCGAACAGTATCCAACCTGGCGACACACGAGTGATCTCAGCGATTGCCTCAATGATCTTTAAGTTCGGGTTCTTAGGTTCGGTGGTCTCTAGGCGATGTAGCCCGGTTTTAGATAGATCGATGCCGTATTCCCGCAGCGCCGCGCGAAGCGCCGCCGGCTCCATGCGGGCTCGAAGGCGAGCGGCACGGATACGCTCAGCGATGTTTTGTGGTTCGTCTGACACGCAAGATCCACTTGGCCATTGGGAGTGCGCCAGTGTACTCGAGAATGGCCGTTATGCTAAATCAGAGCGTGCACACTCGTTTGGAAACCGGTTGGGCCTCGCGTGAACAGTGACTAGAAGCGATGGAAACAGATGGGTTAGTAGCA includes:
- a CDS encoding RtcB family protein, whose protein sequence is MSYRQQVEKVSEAHYVLPKIGDMNAEVNAYLSETLFAQTDETLWRQAAQAASYPGIIGLYLMPDTHVGYGIPVGGVAVTEDVIIQAGSGYDISCGVVYLKVPGLNAADVADWDKRRQWIDDVELRIATGVGSHRPKHMPRLTDRKIEDIFRYGAQAVGVRADVCERQYIAVDESVLDTDRIKRARSKASPQIGSVGGGNHFVEMQVDVKDGSVWVMIHCGSRGYGWQTANHYFYAGAELRGLAKNRREESWLRADEPLGKEYWAHHNSAANYAVANRHIIVRGVQKALENVFNATGEVFYEISHNLVQEETLVLPDGTTKKGFVHRKGATRAFPAGHPDLVGTKWETTGHPCLVPGSMLDGAAILYPLKGAYESGCSVNHGSGRVMARGKAKRELAELHDDIDHEMRFIKRTLGGVDIQGIVGNTRRTPLDECGHVYKDLDEVLRVLETEGIARVANRLYPVANIKGTD
- a CDS encoding HNH endonuclease, whose amino-acid sequence is MRILKLDISGRPVAWLSREEGALLYCRRQVAWEAGLEQTVLRGGVSRLTGRRSRLTVNSIVATTSLDQRAQNWTGTPALTNAALFRRDEFRCMYCGSGLPARLLTRDHIVPRSAGGEDTWENVVAACRPCNHRKDNQPLQRSGLRLLAVPYAPNRAEGLILENRRILADQMAFLRTRVGASSRLRVD
- a CDS encoding slipin family protein, whose protein sequence is MLFMQKFIVRKHERGLLFKDGDFLSFLAPGTYRYFSPRKRYTVERYDLSVAVFEHRLADFLVEAERTAVDAHFHMVETRANEAALVYFNERAAQVLGPAERKLYWKGVVNVRVERFDLDEAIKLDAALTKRLVNGRTAVVQNVASHAVYARVVPDAHVGLLYVDGELNQTLSAGLHAFWNLAHAVSVDLVDLRVKALEVQGQEILTKDKVALRINVTATYQFVDAAKAVRAFKDPMDQLYKEIQFGLRAAVGTRKLDTLLEDKSAIDRDVADHLGDRFAEIGLNVVSVGVKDIILPGDMKDLLGKVVEAEKAAQANVIRRREETNATRSLLNTAKVMESNRVALRLKELETLEKVTENVGNLSVVGGLDALLDGLVNIKQ